The genomic stretch ggtgatcgtgtccacctagtacagcacatgccctggaaggacaaaagctacctacaggagctgtggtgatggctcacaggttagagcatctgctgctctctcagaagaaccacatggtccctaacaatcatctacaatggggaatgctattccctcttttggatcatgagggaaatgcactcaggagtggcccagacatacatttgaaaaaaaaagatccattgagttaaatgataaaaataaatataatcagcaacaataaaaaacacagcatatgaatgatcaagtgaaacagcacctataaaaacctatttcccaaaatgacgttgatggtcattatctttgtggtttaatactaatgctgtattggaagaaaaactgaggcacatggttctccattaggattattctatattcctttgtgaaagttgtcattttttctgcagctctacaggcatgagtgtgtgttactcaatatctggtgcacacagtcaataaggaatgtgtgttgtagactgatatagactaggatgagcagaacacatgacagcatggatacagtatgtcagtgattacatcataaagtgtgtgtccataaaaaaggTCAAATTATCCAcaaaaagacactatcaccctgtgtacaccttggtggctttgaattccctatttacccatgctgcctggaccatgcaaagatccatatctagctgtcagttctaagtctacaggaggggaaaggacccttgaataagatggtcttaagagtcaagagttacaaatcaatttttattcataaggaatacaatttacaaaaaacaggcataaaatgaacaactaaaatggtataaaaaatgaaaaacagtaacaagaatatataagtatgaaataacaaaaagaaaacttcaatgaaaatcataaccaaaaacatttcttaacagcattttcttaatgaacatttagaaacacagttgtagtgctgtttctcctctaggacaagacgtcaaggcagtcccctcagatgtctctcaaatggtgttgtccgtatgagaaaggagaaggacctcaaccagacaggctggcatacggatacataaatttagggtctctatacattgaggaaattatctgagaagaagaatattcccccaaaaagtctttgactgtgaggattgtcgtcaaagggaactcctgaggaagaaactcactcttcagggggctgtcttcctgggatccgtcctatgccatgtctcctgcagtttctgagacctgggaggagaaggcagctattaagacactgatttggtggggacatgcataccagctgtcaagttgctgccttctgtcccctcagctgcattggacagacagcactgatcttttcactgaaatcattgctgatatctctgcaggctgggaacatcaccagcaaccctcacagtactgtgggagaacaagctgctcctcagactctaccagtgcaaaccaagaatggggaaatagggagagacctaattggggtgcaggaagaaaggagaaggccacatgatatcCAGAtgaaagccaatgaccaggactcatttgccatttgcatttggttcttatccctacaaggtgcttccaaccatcacatgacccctgtatgacctttgtcacacgaccaagaactcgttcaaaactcttcatagcatccaatctgtaatagggagatgcagtcatgtgatatgttattcctctgtcaccatttctggactgcagtttcaaaaagggcagagaagtataattgccaataattcagtttctgaagagtggttaacttcccagaatacttgtgcatagacagagcaatgaataactctatcacatgaggtgggtgactgactgggtgtggggagattagaaagatgataggggaaggaaagatgtatccaataggcaaatggtatcagacattgttaatctgactcagctgcttgttcctaccacattttgctgggtctggaggttgctggccttctcctgttcgtcttcatccttcgggttcaactcaaacaaatatcgctgtaactccttgctctcctgcttcaatgtgaccaacttcttcttcatacatgcctggtccatcaggagccggctgtgcaggttgctggaaacacactctgcatagtaagatcctgaggcctcttcctcccattccaactgccaaatcccacaaactccaccaggacccagatacccataaagacttcatagaatacatctccatacatgtaaggctgctgcacaaacagcaaatggccaatccagggaagaataaattgtttctgtgacccaagcaccaataagagtccatgtctgtccaaaagaacaagggatctacaactacccatgagagcccaatgcatcgggacagcatcaattagtaggcagcaaataaccacaagaggacagtatgaccaagggaggtcatgcaaaccatgtggtccacacattgagctttgttaaacctggtatgaccccagagccgcaggttggcttaataacactctgatgcctgaatctgtgtagttctatccagagccttgtaaagatgcatagacactgtggtgagaagtcacagtctcttaaagaactgaaactgagtccaaaagacccacagcacagtgatatttaaacagcagaagacatggacccagagctgcaggctctccagtccagaacaaagagaggcagcaatggccattccacaagtgaggggcccttctgaccagtacttaccgatagaagttaatctccttcttgagctcctgaaatttctcacgatgttcaatgttctttgtgtctaagttgtgcagtaatgacatgacctctttctcctttatcttcaagttttcataaaatggatttggcctgaagtaggggctggccccaggaagatagaacccaatgaacatcgaggtttaggattatatgaactcaggctgtgtcctgtactaccccagtcctggaaggacactttctgaattcaacatatttgaattcttcagcttcagaaacttggaattgtgtgcccaggaccacagaagctaagcacccagataaagggttccctggctcacttttttcaatcaggagggctggatctgcattcaaacctgttatgctgtcaagagcctaggccacagagcttacccaaccacacacaaacacacacacacacacacacacacacacacacacacacacacacatccagaaacctctgatttcatttttcctgttttgacaagtggaatgctacaagccgaataactaatattctagaggcagacagtacacataattctggagatgagaccagatactgccacaaacttataatctgctcaaggcatacaaatgtatagacaaatgtgaccacacaggcagagaactgtactgttgaaagtggggcttccaaaataaagtacttacacctccatgaaactattatacaggtatatcctgaggtcaaaaaacagacccctaaattccaacggtggagggacacagaaacatataaaagttgtgcatctgcatgcagacctgtgcacatacagacacacaaactgggacacacccacaagaaaagaaaattaaacagactcagagaatgagaaagagagacaaatatggaaagagcacaatgagaatcagtagaaatgtatgcaccattaaTGTCTCAGagtttaaggcacacagacaagaaggaacaggcctgaccctcaggccttctaggtaagcatggagatgaacaatgtgggacctgtcacctaagggtgctgccatgagatgatagcattcagtcaccttcctagcaagtacaaacactctccacaaactcacagcacctagaaccttgcaaagctaccacctgtcaagggctttccaattgtacactgggaactcatgctccagtgactttatccctgaattcttcactcagatcacaagttcagattttcaacaggcagaatcagagagttcattttcaatctcactcctcagtaagggtcaggttctgaatctcctctctatgggagatgaggtttagaacaaggtcgtttgtttggagcaatgcatacctcttgttcatggatccacctgtcacataaaggaggcgatctgtcagctcatttctctccttggtagttagctccagttctctattcagcctctcctcttcctcgttggcctgcaccttgtttaggatattttcaggggat from Rattus norvegicus strain BN/NHsdMcwi chromosome 19, GRCr8, whole genome shotgun sequence encodes the following:
- the LOC134483444 gene encoding disks large homolog 5-like; amino-acid sequence: MFARLCRRFGRVDVDREESRVKQTKPKEACRQTSSPENILNKVQANEEEERLNRELELTTKERNELTDRLLYVTGGSMNKSPYFRPNPFYENLKIKEKEVMSLLHNLDTKNIEHREKFQELKKEINFYRNLHSRLLMDQACMKKKLVTLKQESKELQRYLFELNPKDEDEQEKASNLQTQQNVVSETAGDMA